A portion of the Lolium rigidum isolate FL_2022 chromosome 1, APGP_CSIRO_Lrig_0.1, whole genome shotgun sequence genome contains these proteins:
- the LOC124703198 gene encoding BON1-associated protein 2-like, producing MSSSWFTSFSKNGAGEEEELGGLALEVTVLSAESLRLPPSYSPLPRRLRPYVAVSTSADCSSTDVASCSSGGGQHSWDGDARLVVPVGAGFLEGRDDVRVALFSESGCARRLVAGGDTPLGWCRVPAADVLDGLRPPRALRRLSYSLRCPRNYGAGHGVVHLAVRVIGDVEVVRAAPPAQPGWCRVAMGIPVSGPSAAAAAVVGTPSPWSWSETSR from the coding sequence ATGTCGTCGTCCTGGTTCACCTCGTTCTCCAAGAACggcgccggggaagaagaagagctaGGAGGCTTGGCGCTGGAGGTGACCGTGCTGTCAGCGGAGTCGCTCCGCCTGCCCCCGTCCTACTCGCCGCTGCCACGCCGGCTGCGGCCCTACGTGGCGGTATCGACGTCCGCCGACTGCTCCAGCACGGACGTGGCATCGTGCTCGTCCGGGGGTGGCCAGCACTCGTGGGACGGCGACGCGCGCCTCGTGGTGCCCGTGGGCGCGGGGTTCCTGGAGGGCCGCGACGACGTGCGCGTGGCGCTGTTCTCGGAGTCGGGCTGCGCGCGGCGGCTCGTGGCCGGGGGCGACACGCCGCTGGGCTGGTGCCGCGTCCCGGCCGCCGACGTCCTCGAcggcctccgcccgccccgcgcgCTGCGCAGGCTCAGCTACTCGCTCCGCTGCCCCCGCAACTACGGGGCCGGGCACGGGGTCGTCCACCTCGCCGTGCGCGTCATCGGGGACGTCGAGGTCGTCCGCGCAGCCCCGCCCGCGCAGCCGGGGTGGTGCCGTGTGGCCATGGGCATACCGGTGTCAGgcccctctgccgccgccgcggccgtggtcggcaCTCCGTCGCCGTGGTCGTGGAGCGAGACGTCGCggtga